In the genome of Andrena cerasifolii isolate SP2316 chromosome 5, iyAndCera1_principal, whole genome shotgun sequence, one region contains:
- the Dome gene encoding cytokine receptor domeless translates to MSSTKAGPKRLLQEMFRFSLSDAESALKHDVDRFLDVRRMTETLRLDSEKCENNTRVTANTCPHQTDVDRIENESRDAAEFSAAIQYSSGVCSVDPCISSENVNCFICNCGMMQCETHEQVSSSYTRSGTCDSWRTLVDKKLLLPITKRVGTQWRNCFWRTFLIPFVILLCTTLCNADSNLCAIGLKTPGRTWPQGDIVLEYGQSLRILCILNQSFVDTAFPGKNASDLVFFRNKEEMQPQFITIINGSTISLDVERPPPAEDMYYCKLRLHNQQDEAVCLNKVVVGFKPQEPENFTCVSHNWENMICSWDPIQNYVTTRFTLVFKLPGRAGGRKLFPCPEENQKPLPPNTCLWDTSTNPIYRQPYEYYTFILNGENVLGNIGFQYKFHHFAHVIPEKPANLSVVNKTCDNALLHWSVPFPMQNFPSGLHHRIMYQNQWDHQKTWQVINITNDIHLHKRYYNLTGLEYANTVYDVRVFMKSAVATDEDTWSQFSVVTFRTPPRLPGRPPKTDIGSFEIAENIGSRDVYLYWQAIPEYLKNGDNFKYEIDHVEENGRKLSLTPNETTRTYAKFKGIGCYSSYRFEIVSTNVVGANKERARIFVPSQTEKPHEPVAFTKIAFDGGLYELSWKPPTMNAEITNYTIFWCDNERDRPYQCTGYLDWVNVSKNTTIYNMTVPDPDKVYQFAISANTNKGSSGMVWASCTVIHNKVVGKMKSVWINRIGSDFIEVGWKLDCSDRIGIVEGFNIYYCPIVSPYNLNCKGPKLNTTIKADPHTIHGIVNNLKPYTTYMLAVAVLTKSGEGLHSDPLYNTTLEAAPTTPPQDVEIANVTNTTMCIKWKSPVAMNGVLRYYEVYYNEHAQKVEEASQVVLKNLRAHTNYSISVAACTVSCSVKSPTIHKVTNIGVPGIINVPNVRFMNSSQVIVMWGKPEHAAGHLNYYEISSGDGEIHNSTATEAQLPIPDCKTVGREQLYQFSVRAVNIATDNTYLRGPWSDPGQGTCYSDGPSFSVWVIIWVIGGVSVVAVLLCLAHVSKRMWLKCKAMQDVEVKLPPGLAPNMKLLQKVGEQHIRQSSADSSGCSSGQESVTSSLTSDSQVSSDSGTEIDPIPVSPNKLLETLPAWESSSLRQRNVAVTRPGFATETARWEPYVKVAKSGEPITGDTLSLARSTPNLTDSTGYTPSQHTWSSTGYISMPSSEELSSNPSPVPKEATAAGGYSVIGAVPKPTKAKSEDDSDLTESTADTLIPIKTDAKLANPYISLASLEQKQKDKKTIDSLRDLDDLKFTESSKPKLETLTPFSVSDNTPKPYVQTGLIDSLKKPFTLASVDGARSITMSTPFASTSLTDSCSKPFVSSFASPASLASALEPPSKPYVSVSSIPEISIKPNFQPAASELSQKAGTPPTSTTSDGTKPYVLASSVFQLLQQQQRGKSEAPMPEVIEDQREEDPPTTYPLCWQTDGTKPGSKLSADKPIIASKPSTGYVTIAENPKLEQHRSSTMSPTYMQHERFEKPLPQSTTGQSDEQYSKVTVVPSTIQ, encoded by the exons ATGTCGTCAACCAAAGCAGGTCCCAAAAGACTTCTACAAGAGATGTTTCGATTCTCACTGTCAGATGCGGAGAGTGCGTTGAAACATGATGTTGATAGGTTTTTGGACGTGCGTAGAATGACGGAGACGCTGCGCTTGGACTCAgagaaatgtgaaaataatacGCGCGTAACTGCTAATACTTGTCCTCATCAGACGGATGTCGATAGGATAGAAAATGAGTCACGCGACGCAGCTGAGTTTTCAGCAGCTATTCAGTACTCTTCGGGCGTATGTTCCGTCGATCCCTGTATATCGagtgaaaatgttaattgtttTATTTGTAATTGTGGTATGATGCAATGTGAGACACACGAGCAAGTCTCAAGTAGTTATACGCGCTCCGGCACATGCGATTCATGGAGGACTCTAGTGGATAAGAAATTGCTATTACCGATCACAAAGAGAGTCGGTACACAGTGGAGAAATTGTTTCTGGAGAACATTTTTAATCCCGTTCGTTATCTTATTGTGTACGACGTTATGCAACGCAGATTCAAATCTGTGCGCAATTGGTCTGAAAACACCTGGAA GAACTTGGCCTCAAGGTGATATAGTACTCGAATATGGCCAATCTCTGAGAATACTGTGTATTTTAAATCAATCATTCGTGGATACTGCATTCCCTGGGAAAAATGCCTCCGATCTTGTATTCTTTCGCAATAAAGAGGAGATGCAGCCACAGTTTATCACCATTATTAATGGAAGTACAATATCATTAGACGTGGAGAGACCTCCACCTGCGGAAGATATGTATTATTGCAAACTGAGGCTACATAATCAGCAAGACGAAgcagtttgtttaaataaaGTTGTAGTCGGAT TCAAACCTCAAGAGCCAGAGAACTTCACTTGCGTATCCCACAATTGGGAGAATATGATCTGTTCATGGGATCCCATCCAGAATTACGTTACAACGAGATTTACGCTCGTGTTCAAATTGCCGGGAAGAGCAGGAGGTCGAAAGTTATTTCCGTGCCCAGAAGAAAATCAAAAACCATTGCCGCCAAACACGTGTCTGTGGGACACATCTACAAATCCAATCTACCGACAGCCTTACGAGTATTATACGTTTATATTAAACGGAGAGAACGTTCTAGGGAATATTGGCTTTCAATACAAATTCCATCATTTTGCTCACG TTATTCCTGAAAAACCGGCCAACTTGTCAGTCGTTAACAAAACATGCGACAACGCACTATTACACTGGAGCGTGCCTTTTCCGATGCAGAATTTTCCATCTGGATTGCATCACAGAATCATGTACCAAAATCAGTGGGATCACCAGAAAACATGGCAG GTAATCAATATTACAAATGACATCCACCTCCATAAGAGATACTATAATCTTACTGGCTTGGAATATGCCAACACTGTCTACGACGTACGTGTTTTCATGAAAAGTGCCGTCGCTACGGACGAGGATACGTGGAGTCAATTCAGTGTTGTCACTTTTAGAACACCGCCAAGAT TACCTGGCCGTcctccaaaaaccgatattggaagcTTTGAAATAGCGGAGAACATTGGTAGCAGGGACGTGTATTTGTATTGGCAAGCGATACCGGAGTATTTGAAAAATGGTGACAATTTCAAGTACGAGATCGATCACGTGGAAGAGAACGGGCGAAAATTGTCGCTCACTCCGAATGAGACGACGAGAACGTACGCGAAATTCAAGGGGATTGGTTGCTACAGTAGCTACCGATTCGAGATCGTTTCGACGAACGTCGTTGGGGCAAATAAGGAGCGCGCAAGGATTTTCGTACCTAGCCAGACTGAGA AACCGCACGAACCAGTAGCGttcacgaaaatcgcgttcgACGGGGGTTTGTACGAGCTATCCTGGAAGCCCCCTACTATGAACGCAGAGATTACGAATTACACAATATTTTGGTGCGATAACGAACGGGATCGCCCTTATCAGTGCACC GGTTATCTGGATTGGGTGAACGTATCGAAGAACACAACGATTTACAATATGACCGTGCCAGATCCGGACAAAGTCTACCAATTCGCGATCTCCGCGAATACGAATAAGGGAAGCAGCGGAATGGTATGGGCTTCCTGTACCGTGATTCACAATAAGGTCGTTGGGAAAATGAAGTCTGTGTGGATAAACCGAATTGGCTCCGATTTCATCGAGGTCGGTTGGAAGCTAGACTGCTCGGATCGCATCGGGATCGTAGAGGGATTCAACATTTACTACTGCCCCATTGTCTCGCCGTACAACCTGAACTGCAAAGGTCCTAAACTTAATACAACGATCAAGGCAGATCCGCACACTATACACGGTATAGTGAACAACTTGAAGCCGTACACGACGTACATGTTGGCCGTTGCCGTTCTGACGAAGAGCGGGGAAGGGCTGCACAGCGATCCTTTGTACAATACAACCCTGGAAGCTGCGCCGACAACCCCGCCGCAAGATGTCGAGATCGCCAACGTGACGAACACGACGATGTGCATCAAGTGGAAATCACCGGTGGCGATGAATGGCGTGTTGCGCTATTACGAGGTGTACTACAACGAGCACGCTCAGAAAGTCGAGGAGGCAAGCCAGGTCGTGCTGAAGAACCTGCGGGCGCACACCAACTACAGCATCAGCGTGGCAGCGTGCACTGTGTCTTGCAGCGTCAAGTCGCCCACCATTCACAAAGTCACGAACATTGGAGTGCCGGGGATAATCAATGTGCCTAACGTGCGCTTCATGAACTCGAGCCAGGTGATCGTCATGTGGGGTAAGCCTGAACACGCAGCTGGTCATCTCAACTATTACGAGATATCTTCGGGGGACGGTGAAATACACAATAGTACTGCAACAG AGGCTCAGTTGCCCATCCCCGATTGCAAGACTGTAGGACGGGAGCAACTGTACCAATTCAGTGTAAGGGCTGTCAATATCGCGACGGATAATACGTATTTGAGAGGTCCTTGGTCCGATCCCGGCCAGGGAACTTGTTACAGCGATG GGCCGTCGTTCAGTGTGTGGGTGATAATATGGGTGATCGGAGGTGTCAGCGTTGTCGCGGTTCTCCTTTGTCTTGCACATGTGTCCAAGAG GATGTGGTTGAAGTGCAAAGCCATGCAGGATGTCGAAGTGAAATTACCACCCGGATTGGCGCCAAACATG AAGCTGCTTCAAAAGGTGGGCGAACAGCACATACGTCAATCGTCAGCTGACTCAAGCGGCTGCTCGAGTGGACAAGAATCGGTTACCTCGTCTCTCACGTCGGATTCTCAAGTTTCAAGTGATAGTGGTACAGAGATAGACCCGATACCAGTGTCGCCCAACAAATTACTGGAAACGTTACCGGCTTGGGAGTCGTCGAGTCTGCGGCAAAGAAACGTCGCAGTGACCAGGCCGGGCTTTGCAACGGAGACAGCACGCTGGGAGCCATACGTAAAGGTAGCAAAGTCCGGGGAGCCGATAACTGGGGACACGTTGTCTTTGGCGCGATCCACGCCGAATTTAACCGACAGTACAGGCTACACTCCTTCTCAACACACTTGGTCCTCGACCGGTTACATCAGCATGCCGTCATCGGAAGAGCTGTCTAGTAATCCAAGCCCCGTCCCTAAAGAAGCTACAGCAGCTGGTGGCTACAGCGTCATAGGAGCGGTCCCCAAGCCCACGAAAGCAAAATCCGAGGACGACAGTGACTTAACGGAGTCCACCGCGGACACGCTGATACCTATCAAAACCGACGCCAAGCTCGCTAATCCGTATATCAGTTTAGCTTCCTTGGAGCAGAAACAGAAGGACAAGAAGACCATCGACTCCCTGCGCGATCTAGACGATCTCAAGTTTACGGAGTCAAGCAAACCGAAACTGGAAACTCTAACGCCGTTCTCTGTGTCTGATAACACTCCGAAGCCGTACGTGCAAACAGGTTTAATCGATTCGTTGAAGAAACCGTTCACTCTGGCAAGCGTCGACGGCGCAAGGAGTATAACGATGTCCACTCCGTTTGCATCGACGTCTCTGACTGACTCGTGCAGTAAACCGTTCGTCTCGTCCTTCGCTAGTCCGGCATCTCTAGCGTCTGCGTTGGAACCGCCGTCGAAGCCGTACGTCTCCGTGTCGTCGATCCCCGAGATTTCGATCAAGCCGAATTTCCAACCCGCCGCCTCGGAGCTCTCGCAGAAGGCTGGCACACCACCAACGTCTACCACGTCCGATGGAACGAAGCCGTACGTTCTAGCGAGCTCTGTCTTTCAATTGCTGCAGCAGCAACAAAGAGGGAAATCGGAGGCGCCTATGCCGGAAGTGATAGAGGATCAGAGGGAAGAGGACCCGCCGACGACGTATCCTCTCTGTTGGCAGACCGACGGTACGAAGCCAGGCTCCAAGTTGAGCGCGGATAAGCCGATTATCGCGAGCAAGCCGAGCACTGGCTACGTTACCATCGCGGAGAATCCAAAGCTAGAGCAACACAGATCATCGACAATGTCGCCGACATACATGCAGCACGAAAGGTTTGAGAAGCCACTGCCACAAAGTACCACTGGACAGTCCGATGAACAGTACAGTAAAGTGACCGTTGTGCCAAGTACTATTCAATGA